AAGCTCAAGATATACCAGAATTACATATGCTTGTCTTGCAAGGTGACATAACAGTTTCTGGACTTAAAGACTCCAGTGTTGATGGACTTATTTTAACTGCTAAGATTGATGGTCAAGAAGTTGGATCAATTGAGATTTCAAAAGGTACAACCTCTTCTAGATATATTGCTTTAGAAATTGGTCCCAACGCTCCACTAGAAGGAAAAACTATAAATTTATTTATAGGTAATGAGAAAGCTAATGAGTCTATTCCATTTGGACCAACAACTCCTAGTGGACAATATTGTCCTGGTTGTAGTTGGGTACTTCCTCTTTCCAAAACTCTAAACCTATCATTCAATTCCTTTCCTCAAGCTACACCTACACCTGTACCTGCTTCTGTTGCTCCTGCCTTTATCAGTGGTAATGTTATATTTGGTTCAATTTTATCTGCTCCTTCAGAATTGACTGCAATTGAAGCTTTTATTGATGGTGAACTTGTAGGTACTGGATCTGTATTAGGACCAGATTTTAGTATAACAGTTGATCCTGGAAACGAAAATTATCTTGGAAAACAGGTTATTTTCAAAATAGGAGGATCTGATTCTAAAACTACATATTCCTTTGTACCTGATGATTTTATTACTGAATTTAAATTATTCTTCCCAGAATACGTAGCACCCACACCCACACCCACGGTAGTTGCTCCAAGTGCTCCAACACCTATCCCTGAGCCAACAAGAACACCAACCCCTATCCCTGAACCAACACCTACATATACGCCTACTGCTACACCAACACCCATCGGACTTGGCATGTCTGTAGATAATTCTGATTCTCAAATAATATTGGAAGATTCTGACTCAGGAGGATGTAACTCTAGAGGAGGTGGAGCTGCAAGCTTGAGCCTTATAGTTTTGTCAGCTGTTCCACTTTATGTATTAAATAGACGAAGAAAAAATTAATTTTAATGGATATAACTTGGTTAGGTAATAATTCTTTTTTTATATCAGATGAACTGGTAAGTATTGTAGTAAATCCAGATGATTCAATTCTGAGTTCTTCATTAATAAATGAGAACTCAGTTGTTATTGCAACAGAATCACAAAGCTCTTATTCTACTAATCTTCCAGTTGTAGACTCACCAGGAGAATATGAAGTTAATAATTTGTCTATTTTTGGAGTAGCAAATGGAATATTAAAATCTGGTGAAAAGCTAGTAAGTACTTGTTTTAAGCTTGAATCTAGAGGCCTTTCAGTTGCTGTAGTTGGTAATATTGGTGGTCCATTTGATTCAGAGGCTCTCTCAGGGCTTAGTTCATCTCACGCAGTTGTATTTTCACCTGATAATAATAATATTGACGCAGAAATACTTGTTAATGCTATAAGATCTTTAGAAACTAAGAAAATAATCATTTCTGGATTCGATAAAAATTCTGCTAAGAGTAGTCCAGGTTTAGATAGTGTAAACAAAGTATTAGGAGTTAAGGATTTTGAATCAAAAAATAAAGCTTCTTTTACTTTGAATAATTTGGGAGATTCTCAAGAAATTATTATTCTAGAAAATTAAATGTTTCTCTCATAAGTTAGACTTGCAGTATATAATAGAAAGATAATTAGTTTTCTAAATCATGACTCAACAAAAAGAATATTATCAAATATTAGGTGTTTCTAGAGATGCTTCAGAAGAAGAAATAAAAAAAGCTTTTAGACAGCAAGCTCTTAAGTATCACCCTGATAGGAATCAAGAGCCAGGAGCAGATGAAAAGTTCAAAGAAATTAATGAAGCATATCAGGTCCTAAGTGATCCAGAAAAAAGAAAACTCTATGATCAATATGGATATGATGGACTAAGAAATGCTGCAAATGGATCTTCAGGTTTTTCTGGATTTGAAGATCTTGGAGGATTTGGTAGTATTTTTGATGCATTTTTTGGTGGTTCATCTTCTGGAGAAACAAACTCTTCAAGGGGTAATGATTTAGAAATTCCTGTAACTATATCTTTTGAGGAATCTGCTTTTGGTACAGAGAAAGAAGTTATAGTAGACAGATACGAGACATGTGATATCTGCAATGGTTCAAAGGCTGAACCGGGATCAGATAAATCCACTTGTTCAAGCTGTAATGGTTCAGGTAAAGTGACTAGACTACAAAAAACATTTTTTGGACAATTTCAGCAAGTTTCAACTTGCTCTTCTTGTGATGGTGAAGGTGTGAATATTTCTAAAAAATGTAAATCCTGTAAAGGGACTGGTAGAAAGCGAAATAATAGAAAATTAGCAATAACAATTCCTGCTGGAATAGAGGATGATTCTAAGATAAGAATCAGAAATCAAGGTGATTCTGGGTTGAAAAAAAATCAATCAGGAGATTTATATGTGAGTGTAAATGTGACTCCTCATGAAAAATTTCAAAGACTTGCATCAGATATTTATTCAATAGAAGATATAAATATTGCTCAAGCTGTATTAGGAGATAAAATTGTTGTGCAAACTTTGGATGGAGATGTTGAGCTTAAGATACCACCAGGAATTCAATCTGGCAAAAAACTTAGATTATCAGATAAAGGAATAGTTTCTATTGGAAGAGGTAATAGAAGAGGAAGTCATATAATCACAATTAATATTTCAACTCCAACAAATCTTTCTGAAGAGCAAAAAAAATTATTTGAAGAATTGAAAAAATCTTTTAAGTAAAAAAATAATGTTAGATAAATCAATTATTGAAGTATCTCTAGAAATAGAAAAAGAATTCGTTGAACCCGTTTCATATTTACTAAAGAAACATTGTGACTTTGATTATATAGTGGAAGAAAAACTAGAATATAGTCCCGATGAAAATGAAACAAAGCCAGAAATAAATACTGTAATAATTAGATCGTATATTATAGATGATAAGGAACAAAAATCTAAGATTGCATTTATAGAAGGTGGTATTTCTTTAATTAGACTAGTTGCAGAAATACCTGAAATAAGAATAAAAAAAATTTTAGAGAAAGAATGGATAAACCAAGAATTTCCCTCAATAAAAATTGGGGAAAAATTTATTATAAGCTCAGATAAATCGTTAAGTTTCAATAAAGATTCTCGAATACTAATAAACTTAAATCCAGGTCTAGGATTTGGAACTGGTCATCATCCAACTACTAAAATGATGCTGGAGCATATAGAAAAAATAAACTTTTCAAATAAAAAAGTTCTTGATTTTGGTTGTGGTTCGGGTATTTTGACAATTGCTGTTAATAAGATGGATGCACTAGAAGTATGGTCTATAGATACAGATGAAATGGCTATTATTTCATCTCAAGAAAACTTAAAGAGATCAAATATTAATACAGAAAAATTATTGCAAGGTTCTCTAGAAACTTTAGACAATAAACTTCTTTTTGACATAATTTTAGCTAATATTTCTTCAAATATTATTATGAAATATTCATACGAAATGAAAAAAAAATTAAGTCTAGATGGTTTATTGATTTGCTCAGGCATTCTTTCAAAAGATGCTGATATTACATCAGAAAAACTTATAGATAATGGATTTGAAATGATATCTAAAACTATAGAAGAAGATTGGGTATCTATGATTTTAAGGTGATTTCACATGAGAATATTTTATAAAGATAAAATTGAAGAGGTTATTGAGATTGTATCTTCTAGAACTCATAAAATAAAATCAGTTTTACGATCTAAATTAGGAGATGAAATTGAAATTTTTGATGGAAATGGTACTAGTTATATTTCAGAAATAATGTCAATTTCTAATAATTCAGTAAAGTTAAAAGTCGATAAAAATAATCCAGAAATAGTTATAAATTCCTCACCTCAAATAACTTTAGCTTTTTCAGTCTTAAAACCTTCTAGATATGAAATTGCTATTGAAAAAACAACTGAAATTGGAATAAGTAATATTGTGCCATTAATTACTCAACATACTAATGATACTTATGTAAAGATGTTTTCTCAAAAGAGAATAGAAAGATTAGAAAATATTTCTATTTCAGCTGCTGAACAATGTGGGACTAATTTTGTTCCTACAATACAAAGTCCAAAAAAATTATCTGAATTCTTAAATTTTTATAATCAAGAAGATACATTAAAAATATTATTTTATGAAAAATCAAAATCAAATAAACTAACCTCTAAAAAATTAAAAGAATATAAACAAATTATTCTTGTAATTGGTCCTGAAGGTGGATTTTCAGAGCAAGAATTAGATACTTTTAAAAAATATAATTATGAAATTGAGAGTTTAGGTAATAATATCTTAAGAGGTGAAACAGCTGCTATTTGTGCAGTGCATAATATTAATATGCTTATTAGTTCTATTCATTAGTATTTTCTCTACTCATTAGATCAGTAATGCCTTCCATAGGATTTTTTTCTTGAAAGAGTACCTTATAAATTTCATTAGTAATTGGAAATTCAATTATTTTTTCACCTAATATTTCTTTTATTATTTTTGTAGTTTGAATCCCTTCAACTACTCCATCAATACTTTCTAAGGCTACTTCTAAATTTTTTCCCTGAGCTATTAATCTACCTAGTTTATTATTTCTGCTATTTTCGTTAAAACATGTAGTAATAAGATCTCCTAAACCTGAATTACCATAAAAAGTTTTAATTTCTCCTCCAAAATATTTAGATAGTTTTGTAATTTCATATAAACTCCTTGTAATATAAGAAGCCATAGAATTAGTTCCTAGATTATATTCAAAAATAATTCCAGCACCAATTGCAAAAATATTCTTAAGTATGCCTCCTAATTCAATTCCCAGAACATCATTTGAGCTGTAAGTTCTAAATGAATTAGTGTTAAAAATTCTTCTTATATTATTTTCATGAATTGGACTTATTCCAATTACCGAAGTGGCAGGTTTATTTTTATATATTTCTAAAGAAATATTAGGACCTGAAATAACACCAATATTTTCTTTAGGAATACTTAATTTTTCTAAAATATATCGAGATATTGTTTTTTTTGAATTATTTTCAAAACCCTTAACTGCACTTATAACAACGTGATCTTCAGTTATATAATTACAAATTCTATTTATATTTTCTTCTATATTTGCACTAGGTACGGCTAAGATAATTATATTTGATTCGCTAATTATTTCTTCCGCAAAATTTGAAATAATTATATTTTTTTTTATATTAAATTGTAGATTTCTTGATATAGATCTTGTTCGATTTAGATTTTTATTTTCTTCATCATTTCTAGATAACAAAAATAATTTACCAACATTTTCTGAAAGAATATTACATAGCGTAATTCCCCAAGATGTAGACCCTACAACAGTTACTTTATTTTGTTTCATTATTATTAAAAGTAATTTTATTTTCAGTATTATTTATGATTCTAATTATATTTTGACGATGCTTGAATATAATTATCGATGGTATGACTATTCCAATATATAAAAAATTATAGCTAATAATATCGCTAAAAATAGCTAAATAAAATATCAATAACATAGAAATTAATGATCCTAAAACTGATCCTAAGGAAACATATTTCGTAAGATAAATAATTGGTAAAGAAGGTATTAGTGCAATTGATATTAAAGGTATGTGAATAATTACGCTACCGAAACCTGTAGCAACTCCTTTTCCACCCTTAAATCTATGATAAATTGGGAAGCAATGTCCTATAACTATAAAGCATGAACTAAGAATATGGATTATCTCTTCATCAAAGATTAACTTTATTATAAAAATTGGAATAAGTCCTTTTAATATATCTAGTATAAGAACAACCACTCCTGGCTTTATTCCTAGGACACGATTAATGTTTGTAGCTCCAGTACTTTTAGAACCAAAATTTCTTATATCTAATTTATAAAAAATTTTTCCAAGTAAAATCCCATTTTGAACCGAGCCAATAAGATAGCAAATAATAATTATAATTATGTAGGAAATATTCAATATTTTTTCCCCTTGACGAACTTTAAACTTATGGGACATCCCGCAAAATCAAAGTTTTGACGAATATTATTTTCAAGATATCTTTTATAACTAAAGTGTATTAAGTCATAATTTGATGATTCAAATTTGAACCCAGGTGGACCCACCTTGTATTGGCTAATTGAAAATAACTCTGGAGTCTTATTACCTTTTGACGGAGGTTGTTTTTTTGTTAAGGCATCCAAAAAGCATTTATTAAGTTCTTTTTGATTAATTCTTTTAATTGAGTTTTCATACACCTTTATAGCTTCTGGTACAATTTTATCAATATTTTTTACTTCTTTTGCTGATGTAAGTATTACAGGTATATCAGGTATATGACTAAATTTTTCTTTCAATCTATTTATTAGATTTTCAGATTCAATATTATCTAGAAGATCGATTTTATTTAATACTATAATGCATGGTCTCATTAGGTCTTTTATGAAACCAGAAATATGCAGATCTTGAGCTGTGATCATTTCTTCAGCGTTAATTATCAAAATACACACATCTGCCATTTCGATTGATTTTAATGACCTTATTGATGAATATTTTTCTATTCCTGGATCAATTTGACCTCTTTTTCTAAGACCAGCTGTGTCAATAAACTTTATGTTTTTATCATCATAATTAATCAAATAATCAATACTGTCTCTAGTTGTTCCAGGAATTTCACTGACTATTGACCTATTTGATTCGGTTAGTAAATTAAAAATACTTGATTTACCAACATTAGGGTGTCCAACTATTGAAAGTTTTATATTTTCTAAATCAGATGGAATATTTTTTGAATCATCTAAAACTTTTTCTAATAAATCAGTTATACCCCTATTGTGATATGCACTAATTTTTACAGTTTCAAACTCCGATAATCCGCTGAATTCAAAAGAGTTATGCTGACTATTAGCTAAATCTAATTTATTGATAGCAAGGATTGCTTTCTTATTGTTTTTTCTTATTAGATCGATGACTTCATAATCTAGAGGATTTATTCCTTCTTTTCCATCAACCATAAAGATTAATTTATCACTTTCTCTTATGGCACTTAAGGCTTGGTCTGTAATTGAAGTCTGAAACAATTCATCTGACTTTTGATCAATTCCTCCAGTATCAATTAATATAAAATTCTTTCCATTCCAGTTAGTGTTAATTGAAATACGATCCCTCGTAGTACCTGACACACTAGATACAATAGATATTCTTTCTCCAGCTATTCTATTAAATAATGTTGATTTACCTACATTAGGTCTACCAATTATGGAAATAATCATTTTAAATGTACTATTTATATAGTTATTCTACAGATTTGAAAAAATGTATTCCATAAGCCCCGTTTGAGCCCATAGTCTATTTTCTGCTTGATCAAATACTACAGATCTAGAGTCATATAATAAACCATCTTCAATTTCTTCTCCAGGATGCGCAGGCAAATCATGCATAAATTTTACTGTTGGTTTTGCCATATCAAGTAAATTTGAATTTACTTGATAACCGTTAAAATCTTGAAGTCTTTTATTCTTCTCTTCTTCTTGCCCCATACTTGTCCAAACATCTGTATAAACAATATCTGAATCAGGGATTATCTCATTAGGATAATTTGAAAATTGAAACCTTTCTTCTCCAAGATCTAAAAAACGATCTGATGTTTCACTATCAAATTCATACCCCTTAGGAGAGCTCACAGAAAATAATCCTCCTAAACTTAGAACTGCATATCCCAGGCTTTTAGCAACATTATTACAATCACCAATATAGGTAATTTTTTTATCTATTAAGGTACCTAGATTCTCGTGTATTGTCATTATGTCAGCTAGAGCTTGGCATGGGTGCTCATCATCAGTTAAGGCATTTATAACAGGAATTTTTGAATAATTACTAAATATTTCAATTTTTTCTTGTTCAAATGTTCTTATAATAGCTAAATCTCCCATTCGACTAACTACGCTAGATACATCTGGAATTGGCTCTCTACTACCCATTCCTACTTCTTCAGGTGAGAAATATATTGCATTACCTCCAAGCTTTTGAACTCCTGCAATAAATGATAATTTAGTTCTAAGTGAAGGCTTATCAAAAAGTAAGATTGCAGTTTTATTACTAAGAATAGTTGATTTTTTACTATTCTTGAATTCAATTCCTAGATTGATTATGTTAAGTAAATCATTGGATTCACAATCACTAATTTTGATTAAGTTTTTTATCATTATGCTGGCTTAAATACTGGTAAGTTTTGTCCATCTGCATCAATAAAATCTAATATTAAGTCCATCCCTATACTTAGATTTTCTGGTTCTGGATCAACTCCTATAATTCTTGTAGGCATATTTATACCTTCTTCTAGGGTAACTATTGCAGCAATATATGGTACTTCTTCTACAAAACTTGGATGTGGTGCTTGATGAACTATTGTAAAAGTATATAATTTTGCTTTGCCTGATGCTTCTATCCATTCAACATCTCTACTACCATCTTTGGTAGATACAGCTCTTGGGTAGAATTGAATATGATCACCAAACTTTTGGATTAATAATTTATTCTCATTAGCTCCTTCCCAATATTTATCTGATTCTGGTTGAGGTATGGGCTTTATCTTTTCACTCATATTTGACTCCTTATTATATTAATTATTTGATGTTAGTAAAACTGTTCCAGTACTTGATAATAATCCTCCCGTTCCATGGGCTAGAGCAATATTACAATTATCTATTTGCCTTTCTCCGGTTTCACCTCTTAGTTGCCTTACTGCTTCTAATACAGTAAATATTCCATACATACCAGGATGAGTATAAGAAAGGCCTCCACCTGATGTGTTAAGAGGAAATGTACCCCCTGGAGCAGTTACTTGATTTGCAACAAAATCAGGTCCTTCTCCAGGTCCACAAAAGCCTAAACTTTCTAATGTTGCTAAAACTGTGTAAGTAAATGAATCATATATCATTGCCAAATCAATATCTTTGTAATCCAAACCAGCCATTTCTAATGCCCTAGGGCCAGTGTTTCTTCCATATGTTCTGGTTAGATCAGGCATTTGAGATAATACGCTACCATGATCATGCCCTTCACCAACTCCTAAAATTTTTATTGGTCCTTTTTTTGTATCTTTTGCCTTTTCCATTGAAGTTACGACTATTGCTGCACCTGCATCTGTTACTAAACAACAATCTAAAAGATGAAATGGCCAAGAAACCCATCTAGAGTCATGGTAATCATCAAAAGACATTGGTTTATCGTAAAAGTAGGCTTTTTCATTCATATTTGCCCATTTTCTTGTAGA
This region of Dehalococcoidia bacterium genomic DNA includes:
- a CDS encoding NAD(P)H-dependent glycerol-3-phosphate dehydrogenase, with translation MKQNKVTVVGSTSWGITLCNILSENVGKLFLLSRNDEENKNLNRTRSISRNLQFNIKKNIIISNFAEEIISESNIIILAVPSANIEENINRICNYITEDHVVISAVKGFENNSKKTISRYILEKLSIPKENIGVISGPNISLEIYKNKPATSVIGISPIHENNIRRIFNTNSFRTYSSNDVLGIELGGILKNIFAIGAGIIFEYNLGTNSMASYITRSLYEITKLSKYFGGEIKTFYGNSGLGDLITTCFNENSRNNKLGRLIAQGKNLEVALESIDGVVEGIQTTKIIKEILGEKIIEFPITNEIYKVLFQEKNPMEGITDLMSRENTNE
- the argF gene encoding ornithine carbamoyltransferase, with the translated sequence MIKNLIKISDCESNDLLNIINLGIEFKNSKKSTILSNKTAILLFDKPSLRTKLSFIAGVQKLGGNAIYFSPEEVGMGSREPIPDVSSVVSRMGDLAIIRTFEQEKIEIFSNYSKIPVINALTDDEHPCQALADIMTIHENLGTLIDKKITYIGDCNNVAKSLGYAVLSLGGLFSVSSPKGYEFDSETSDRFLDLGEERFQFSNYPNEIIPDSDIVYTDVWTSMGQEEEKNKRLQDFNGYQVNSNLLDMAKPTVKFMHDLPAHPGEEIEDGLLYDSRSVVFDQAENRLWAQTGLMEYIFSNL
- the plsY gene encoding glycerol-3-phosphate 1-O-acyltransferase PlsY — its product is MNISYIIIIIICYLIGSVQNGILLGKIFYKLDIRNFGSKSTGATNINRVLGIKPGVVVLILDILKGLIPIFIIKLIFDEEIIHILSSCFIVIGHCFPIYHRFKGGKGVATGFGSVIIHIPLISIALIPSLPIIYLTKYVSLGSVLGSLISMLLIFYLAIFSDIISYNFLYIGIVIPSIIIFKHRQNIIRIINNTENKITFNNNETK
- a CDS encoding 16S rRNA (uracil(1498)-N(3))-methyltransferase, whose product is MRIFYKDKIEEVIEIVSSRTHKIKSVLRSKLGDEIEIFDGNGTSYISEIMSISNNSVKLKVDKNNPEIVINSSPQITLAFSVLKPSRYEIAIEKTTEIGISNIVPLITQHTNDTYVKMFSQKRIERLENISISAAEQCGTNFVPTIQSPKKLSEFLNFYNQEDTLKILFYEKSKSNKLTSKKLKEYKQIILVIGPEGGFSEQELDTFKKYNYEIESLGNNILRGETAAICAVHNINMLISSIH
- a CDS encoding OB-fold domain-containing protein, translated to MSEKIKPIPQPESDKYWEGANENKLLIQKFGDHIQFYPRAVSTKDGSRDVEWIEASGKAKLYTFTIVHQAPHPSFVEEVPYIAAIVTLEEGINMPTRIIGVDPEPENLSIGMDLILDFIDADGQNLPVFKPA
- a CDS encoding MBL fold metallo-hydrolase; translation: MDITWLGNNSFFISDELVSIVVNPDDSILSSSLINENSVVIATESQSSYSTNLPVVDSPGEYEVNNLSIFGVANGILKSGEKLVSTCFKLESRGLSVAVVGNIGGPFDSEALSGLSSSHAVVFSPDNNNIDAEILVNAIRSLETKKIIISGFDKNSAKSSPGLDSVNKVLGVKDFESKNKASFTLNNLGDSQEIIILEN
- the dnaJ gene encoding molecular chaperone DnaJ is translated as MTQQKEYYQILGVSRDASEEEIKKAFRQQALKYHPDRNQEPGADEKFKEINEAYQVLSDPEKRKLYDQYGYDGLRNAANGSSGFSGFEDLGGFGSIFDAFFGGSSSGETNSSRGNDLEIPVTISFEESAFGTEKEVIVDRYETCDICNGSKAEPGSDKSTCSSCNGSGKVTRLQKTFFGQFQQVSTCSSCDGEGVNISKKCKSCKGTGRKRNNRKLAITIPAGIEDDSKIRIRNQGDSGLKKNQSGDLYVSVNVTPHEKFQRLASDIYSIEDINIAQAVLGDKIVVQTLDGDVELKIPPGIQSGKKLRLSDKGIVSIGRGNRRGSHIITINISTPTNLSEEQKKLFEELKKSFK
- the der gene encoding ribosome biogenesis GTPase Der, translated to MIISIIGRPNVGKSTLFNRIAGERISIVSSVSGTTRDRISINTNWNGKNFILIDTGGIDQKSDELFQTSITDQALSAIRESDKLIFMVDGKEGINPLDYEVIDLIRKNNKKAILAINKLDLANSQHNSFEFSGLSEFETVKISAYHNRGITDLLEKVLDDSKNIPSDLENIKLSIVGHPNVGKSSIFNLLTESNRSIVSEIPGTTRDSIDYLINYDDKNIKFIDTAGLRKRGQIDPGIEKYSSIRSLKSIEMADVCILIINAEEMITAQDLHISGFIKDLMRPCIIVLNKIDLLDNIESENLINRLKEKFSHIPDIPVILTSAKEVKNIDKIVPEAIKVYENSIKRINQKELNKCFLDALTKKQPPSKGNKTPELFSISQYKVGPPGFKFESSNYDLIHFSYKRYLENNIRQNFDFAGCPISLKFVKGKKY
- a CDS encoding 50S ribosomal protein L11 methyltransferase, which produces MLDKSIIEVSLEIEKEFVEPVSYLLKKHCDFDYIVEEKLEYSPDENETKPEINTVIIRSYIIDDKEQKSKIAFIEGGISLIRLVAEIPEIRIKKILEKEWINQEFPSIKIGEKFIISSDKSLSFNKDSRILINLNPGLGFGTGHHPTTKMMLEHIEKINFSNKKVLDFGCGSGILTIAVNKMDALEVWSIDTDEMAIISSQENLKRSNINTEKLLQGSLETLDNKLLFDIILANISSNIIMKYSYEMKKKLSLDGLLICSGILSKDADITSEKLIDNGFEMISKTIEEDWVSMILR
- a CDS encoding acetyl-CoA acetyltransferase, encoding MKELRKSLSGKAAIVGVAESDKIGKVPDISPLGHHAQAAHNALEDAGLSISDVDGLFTAGYSTYDLGEYLGIEPNFTDSTIVGGSSFVIHLAHALAAINAGYCEVALITHGQSGRSDRARNRSGGGMPADQYTSPYGIMGPPINYAMAARKYMEMYGEDRTRQALAEIAVSTRKWANMNEKAYFYDKPMSFDDYHDSRWVSWPFHLLDCCLVTDAGAAIVVTSMEKAKDTKKGPIKILGVGEGHDHGSVLSQMPDLTRTYGRNTGPRALEMAGLDYKDIDLAMIYDSFTYTVLATLESLGFCGPGEGPDFVANQVTAPGGTFPLNTSGGGLSYTHPGMYGIFTVLEAVRQLRGETGERQIDNCNIALAHGTGGLLSSTGTVLLTSNN